The following are encoded together in the Scomber japonicus isolate fScoJap1 chromosome 20, fScoJap1.pri, whole genome shotgun sequence genome:
- the trim8b gene encoding E3 ubiquitin-protein ligase TRIM8b, whose protein sequence is MPARTMMASDMAETWRNCFEEELICPICLHVFSDPIQLPCKHNFCRGCISEAWAKDSSLARCPECNHAYTQKPSLEKNHKLSNIVEKYNALSVEKATTPALQCILCRRGPPLPAVKVCLRCNAPCCQSHVQTHLQQPCSALGHLLVEAEAVKAWTCPQHDEYRLYHCEAEQTAVCQYCCFARCHPSHGHAVTDVELRRNDIRQSLLRQQERVEERVQEIEEQLCKLDSDKCVVEDRVCELKEEVRLQYQRMHQLLEEDLGRTLEALERAQARFCQENAAQVLALGEQRHEAQKLLSSIHTAFSKAEELSFMKNTKPVKILTDRSQACVGSSLPPYKVGNLNSKLFLSEISKREKSLKRTLEAPLTPPSTFLQSVPAYPSGQSSASGAEKRKHSTAFPEGNGNVGKNTALGFKDSSSSSSSSSSSLAKQPYLGSGSASGEGQSTNQQPLGPCGPPHISESGGAGSGSGSLTNHHSGSVFGSSHFPPGGSSSSHSSQQAVLPQYGGRKILVCTMDNCYCSGVPSVSGHRSHPPYPRSGSFPWVSAQDYPPPPGLASGGPSMQGLAVRDWIDASQTHRHADFYGLYGQPSTKHYVTS, encoded by the exons ATGCCTGCCCGCACCATGATGGCCTCTGACATGGCTGAGACGTGGAGGAACTGTTTTGAGGAGGAGCTCATCTGCCCCATTTGCCTGCACGTGTTCTCAGATCCCATCCAGCTGCCCTGCAAGCACAACTTCTGCCGGGGCTGCATCAGCGAGGCCTGGGCCAAAGACTCCTCGCTGGCCCGCTGCCCTGAGTGCAATCATGCTTACACGCAGAAACCCAGCCTGGAGAAGAACCACAAACTGTCCAACATAGTCGAGAAGTACAACGCCCTGAGCGTGGAGAAGGCCACCACGCCGGCATTGCAGTGCATCCTGTGTCGCCGAGGCCCACCGCTCCCCGCTGTGAAGGTCTGCCTGCGCTGCAACGCCCCGTGCTGCCAGTCCCATGTCCAGACACACCTGCAGCAGCCCTGCTCAGCCCTTGGGCACCTGTTGGTAGAGGCGGAGGCGGTGAAGGCCTGGACCTGCCCGCAGCACGACGAGTACAGGCTGTACCACTGCGAGGCCGAGCAGACGGCGGTGTGTCAGTACTGCTGCTTCGCCCGCTGCCACCCGAGCCACGGACACGCCGTCACTGACGTGGAGCTGAGACGCAACGACATAAGG CAAAGCCTGTTGAGACAGCAGGAGCGCGTAGAGGAACGAGTGCAGGAGATCGAGGAACAGCTTTGCAAACTCGACTCTGACAAGTGTGTGGTGGAG GACAGGGTGTGCGAGCTGAAGGAGGAGGTGCGCCTGCAGTACCAGCGGATGCATCAGCTCTTGGAGGAAGATCTCGGTCGGACACTGGAGGCTCTGGAGCGGGCTCAGGCTCGGTTCTGCCAGGAGAACGCCGCCCAGGTTCTAGCATTGGGAGAGCAGCGCCATGAGGCCCAGAAGCTGCTGAGCTCCATCCACACAGCCTTCAGTAAGGCGGAGGAGCTGAGCTTCATGAAAAACACCAAGCCTGTTAAAATCCTCACAGACAG GTCTCAGGCATGTGTGGGAAGCAGTCTGCCTCCTTACAAAGTGGGGAATCTAAACTCAAAGCTGTTCCTCTCTGAAATCTCCAAAAGAGAGAAGAGCTTGAAGAGAACGCTAGAAG ctcccctcacccccccctcgACCTTCCTGCAGTCTGTTCCTGCTTATCCCAGCGGTCAGAGCTCTGCCTCTGGAGCAGAGAAACGGAAACATTCCACTGCCTTCCCAGAGGGAAATGGGAACGTCGGAAAAAACACCGCTCTGGGTTTCAaagactcctcctcctcttcctcatcttcttcttcatcgtTAGCTAAGCAGCCCTACCTGGGCTCCGGCTCTGCCTCTGGAGAAGGCCAGTCCACCAATCAGCAACCTCTCGGCCCCTGTGGTCCACCTCACATCAGCGAGAGCGGCGGGGCAGGAAGCGGAAGTGGCTCGTTGACCAACCACCACTCTGGCTCCGTGTTTGGCTCCTCACACTTTCCTCCCGGCGGAAGCagctcctcccactcctcccagCAGGCAGTGCTGCCTCAGTACGGCGGCCGGAAGATCCTGGTGTGTACGATGGATAACTGCTACTGCTCTGGAGTGCCCTCGGTGTCGGGCCACCGCAGTCATCCCCCGTACCCGCGCTCGGGCTCTTTCCCCTGGGTCAGCGCCCAAGACTACCCTCCGCCTCCTGGCCTGGCCTCTGGAGGTCCGTCCATGCAGGGCTTGGCAGTGAGGGACTGGATAGACgcctcacagacacacagacatgcagatTTTTATGGGCTGTATGGGCAGCCATCTACAAAGCACTACGTCACCAGTTAA